In one Oryza glaberrima chromosome 2, OglaRS2, whole genome shotgun sequence genomic region, the following are encoded:
- the LOC127761268 gene encoding uncharacterized protein LOC127761268, giving the protein MKGNNIFRVALLSYIILTIGGKELKSTNSGENTGLTFTNQQVNKTVQTEDGDIYDCVDVNQQPTFKHPLFKDHEIQMEPSSSPIRLDIKSPLVAAVSHAQLSTIDCPIGTIPILRNNKLDTTMVQGISTLASNDLQQLVAGIKYWDEIYGSQASINVYEPKVKQDSNDLSASWIQIGSVPKVGKGVGIGAGSCVYPSFSGDSFARFHISWDNEELKKNCIDHNCPGFVQVSRSVGLGGRVHPISVYNGPQYVIDVLIFKDPKTKNWWLAYSSNNTPIGYWPSSQFSSMKDKCNFAFWGGYVQGPTASSDPPQIGSGHFASEGFGKVAFVRNIQAIEDENNKLVTPSIRSAHPRADNPKLYTYDDYGLNDDGMHVYYGGPGKYS; this is encoded by the exons ATGAAAGGAAACAATATTTTCCGAGTGGCCCTTTTGTCATATATTATTCTCACTATCGGAGGAAAGGAGCTCAAATCCACAAATAGTGGAGAAAACACAGGTCTAACATTCACAAATCAACAAGTTAATAAGACTGTTCAG ACAGAAGATGGTGATATATACGATTGTGTTGACGTCAATCAACAGCCAACCTTTAAACACCCGTTGTTCAAAGACCATGAAATTCAG ATGGAACCAAGCTCTTCCCCCATAAGGTTGGATATCAAATCGCCACTGGTAGCTGCAGTCTCACATGCACAGTTGTCTACCATCGACTGCCCCATAGGAACAATTCCAATTCTGCGTAACAACAAACTGGACACCACGATGGTGCAAGGTATCAGCACGTTGGCTAGCAATGATTTACAACAACTG GTAGCAGGAATCAAATATTGGGATGAGATATACGGATCACAGGCGTCAATAAATGTCTATGAACCAAAAGTGAAGCAAGATAGCAATGATCTTAGTGCATCATGGATACAAATTGGTAGTGTGCCAAAGGTAGGCAAAGGAGTTGGGATAGGTGCTGGGTCATGTGTTTATCCAAGCTTCAGTGGCGACAGCTTTGCTAGGTTCCATATTTCTTGG GATAAtgaagaattgaaaaaaaattgtattgaTCATAATTGTCCTGGTTTCGTGCAAGTTAGTCGCAGTGTTGGTCTTGGAGGAAGAGTACATCCTATCTCCGTCTATAATGGACCACAATATGTAATAgatgttcttatttttaag gATCCAAAGACTAAGAATTGGTGGCTAGCATATAGTTCAAATAATACACCTATTGGATATTGGCCGAGTTCACAATTTTCATCCATGAAGGACAAATGTAATTTTGCATTTTGGGGTGGATATGTTCAAGGTCCAACAGCTTCTTCGGACCCTCCACAAATTGGTAGTGGGCACTTCGCTTCTGAAGGATTTGGCAAAGTAGCTTTTGTTAGGAATATTCAAGCTATTGAAGATGAGAACAACAAGCTGGTTACCCCAAGCATCCGTAGTGCCCATCCTCGAGCCGACAATCCAAAATTATACACCTATGATGACTATGGACTTAATGATGATGGTATGCATGTATACTACGGTGGACCGGGCAAATATAGCTAA